One genomic window of Osmia bicornis bicornis chromosome 5, iOsmBic2.1, whole genome shotgun sequence includes the following:
- the LOC114871206 gene encoding NADH-quinone oxidoreductase subunit B 2-like, whose translation MFRSIMFSPTINQGLASLIRNNIALSGSPGSLVCQAKQITTDVAAQQNQVSVPGKVEKEPYSPFQNTSNMAEYAVARLDDLLNWGRKGSIWPLTFGLACCAVEMMHIAAPRYDMDRYGVVFRASPRQADVIIVAGTLTNKMAPALRRIYDQMPEPRWVISMGSCANGGGYYHYSYSVVRGCDRIIPVDIYVPGCPPTAEALMYGILQLQKKVKRMQTVQAWYRK comes from the exons ATGTTCCGTTCAATCATGTTTTCAC cCACCATCAATCAGGGACTTGCATCCCTGATACGCAATAACATAGCTTTGTCTGGATCCCCTGGATCTTTAGTATGTCAAGCCAAACAAATAACCACAGATGTAGCAGCACAACAAAATCAAGTTTCTGTACCAGGAAAAGTTGAGAAAGAACCTTACAGCCCTTTTCAAAATACCAGTAACATGGCAGAATATGCAGTGGCAAGATTGGATGATCTCTTAAATTGGGGCCGTAAAGGATCCATATGGCCACTGACATTTGGTCTGGCATGTTGTGCTGTAGAAATGATGCACATTGCTGCTCCCAGATACGATATGGACAGATATGGAGTTGTATTCAGAGCATCTCCAAGGCAAGCTGATGTTATTATAGTTGCTGGTActttaacaaataaaatggcTCCAGCATTGAGAAGGATATATGATCAAATGCCTGAACCACGATGGGTCATTTCAATGGGAAGCTGTGCCAATGGTGGTGGTTATTATCATTACAGTTATTCTGTTGTTAGGGGTTGTGATAGAATTATACCTGTGGATATATACGTGCCAG GATGTCCCCCAACTGCAGAGGCTCTGATGTATGGTATTCTTCAGTTGCAGAAGAAAGTCAAACGTATGCAAACTGTACAAGCATGGTATAGAAAGTAA